A single genomic interval of Carettochelys insculpta isolate YL-2023 chromosome 28, ASM3395843v1, whole genome shotgun sequence harbors:
- the MLX gene encoding max-like protein X → MMAEGASASPEDPWGKVDSAYSDSGLDPSLFVESSRKGSIVSRANSIGSTSASSVPNTDDEDSDYRQESYKESYKDRRRRAHTQAEQKRRDAIKKGYDDLQAIVPTCQQQDFSIGSQKLSKAIVLQKTIDYIQFLHKEKKKQEEEVSTLRREAMALKIMKANYEKIVKAHQDNPNEEKDQVSDQVKFNVFQGIMDSLFQSFNASISVTSFQELSACVFTWIEEHCKPQTLRDIVLGILHQLKNQLY, encoded by the exons ATGATGGCGGAGGGAGCGAGCGCTTCGCCCGAGGACCCCTGGGGGAAG GTGGATTCTGCGTACAGCGACAGTGGACTGGATCCCT CACTCTTTGTGGAAAGCAGTAGGAAAGGAAGCATAGTATCCCGAGCTAACAGCATTGGTTCCACCAGTGCCTCCTCGGTCCCCAATACAG ATGATGAAGACAGCGATTATCGCCAGGAATCCTATAAAGAGTCCTACAAGGACCGGCGCAGACGCGCCCACACGCAGGCTgagcagaagagaagagatgcCATCAAG AAAGGCTATGATGACTTGCAGGCTATCGTCCCCACGTGCCAGCAGCAGGACTTCTCCATCGGCTCCCAGAAACTGAGCAAAGCCATTGTCCTGCAAAAAA CCATCGACTACATTCAGTTCCTGCACAAGGAGAAgaagaagcaggaggaggaagtttCTACGCTCAGGAGAGAGGCCATGGCTCTGAAGATCATGAAAGC AAACTACGAGAAGATTGTCAAAGCTCATCAGGATAATCCAAATGAGGAGAAAGACCAGGTCTCTGACCAAGTCAAGTTTAATGTTTTTCAAGGCATAATGGATTCTTTGTTCCAGTCCTTTAATGCCTCCATCTCCGTAACAAGTTTTCAGGAACTTTCAGCATGTGTCTTCACTTGGATTGAGGAGCATTGTAAGCCACAG ACTCTGCGGGACATTGTGCTTGGAATTCTGCATCAGCTGAAGAATCAGCTCTACTGA